From Bacteroidota bacterium, the proteins below share one genomic window:
- a CDS encoding T9SS type A sorting domain-containing protein translates to MITLRSLMTALVLMFCCACAGYAQGVWTTDTSTAFVPRYSAASAVIDNRIYLIGGSEDPQIPVQYFDPETHTWNTPVLTGEGMFTTEAAACVLGSNIYVFGGWNQARGIYDTLRVIDPAVQMVYRPVTSGVFSARVGLTASVVGNKIYLIGGETDHIIDTMEVFDPQTNTFTIVHPSGPFDPGVGMSATVMNGKIFLIGGLNPDHSPSDKLRKFDPARNTWSILSTNGAFTARAFHGAEILNSKIYIVGGGSAAFPLYWGGEKDTSAEVEIFDPSTNTWSRPYYPGLFSARTMLSTGALNNKLYALGGYRPHGPTNDVEVYDPQATDGTREESVQTAMTIYPNPATDHVTVSNIPARTASSLRVIDALGRCVERASLPAGVNSSELDLTRCAPGIYTVSIGDSVVRLVKE, encoded by the coding sequence ATGATCACTCTACGGTCTCTCATGACAGCGCTAGTGCTGATGTTCTGTTGTGCCTGTGCAGGATATGCTCAGGGTGTTTGGACGACCGATACGTCCACTGCCTTCGTCCCACGATACTCTGCGGCGTCAGCCGTGATCGATAACCGGATCTATCTGATCGGCGGCAGCGAGGACCCACAGATCCCGGTGCAGTATTTTGATCCGGAGACTCATACCTGGAATACACCCGTGTTGACCGGGGAGGGGATGTTCACGACGGAAGCTGCCGCATGTGTTCTCGGTAGTAACATCTATGTATTCGGAGGATGGAATCAGGCGCGCGGCATCTATGACACCCTTCGGGTCATTGATCCGGCCGTGCAGATGGTCTATCGTCCCGTCACTTCCGGAGTATTTTCCGCGCGCGTAGGGCTTACCGCGAGTGTTGTCGGCAACAAGATCTATTTGATCGGTGGAGAAACCGATCACATCATTGACACCATGGAAGTGTTCGATCCCCAGACCAACACCTTCACGATCGTGCATCCAAGCGGTCCGTTCGATCCTGGCGTCGGCATGTCGGCAACAGTCATGAACGGAAAGATCTTTTTGATAGGCGGTCTGAATCCTGATCACTCACCCAGCGACAAACTGCGTAAGTTCGATCCCGCTAGGAATACGTGGAGTATACTTTCAACGAACGGTGCATTCACGGCTCGCGCGTTTCACGGAGCGGAAATCCTGAACTCGAAGATCTATATTGTTGGCGGCGGAAGCGCTGCGTTTCCGCTCTATTGGGGCGGTGAAAAAGATACATCTGCCGAAGTCGAGATCTTCGATCCCTCTACGAACACCTGGAGCCGGCCGTACTACCCAGGACTATTCTCTGCCAGAACTATGCTTTCGACCGGGGCTCTAAACAACAAACTCTACGCCCTCGGTGGCTACCGGCCGCATGGCCCGACGAACGACGTTGAAGTGTATGACCCGCAGGCTACCGATGGCACACGCGAGGAATCGGTCCAGACCGCGATGACCATCTATCCGAACCCAGCGACCGATCATGTTACGGTATCGAACATACCGGCGCGAACGGCGAGCTCGCTGAGGGTCATTGATGCGCTTGGGCGTTGTGTCGAACGAGCGAGTCTTCCCGCCGGTGTGAACTCGTCGGAGCTTGATCTCACGCGGTGTGCACCCGGTATCTACACTGTGTCTATCGGTGACTCAGTCGTGCGATTGGTGAAGGAATAG
- a CDS encoding acyl-CoA thioesterase, with the protein MLSHTTTIRVRYADTDQMGIVYYAKYLEYFEVARTEFLRMMGLPYRSLEESGYMLPVADASVKYFKGATYDDDLLVTASLEPQNSPRLPITYTIRRASDDALIAEGSTTLVFTDKQTGRPVRPPKSYLDAVGK; encoded by the coding sequence ATGCTCTCACATACGACCACCATTCGCGTTCGTTACGCCGATACCGATCAGATGGGTATCGTGTATTACGCGAAGTACCTTGAGTATTTCGAGGTCGCACGCACCGAGTTCTTGCGCATGATGGGGTTGCCGTACCGCTCGCTGGAGGAATCGGGGTATATGCTCCCCGTCGCCGATGCAAGTGTGAAATACTTCAAAGGTGCGACCTACGACGACGATCTGCTCGTTACTGCCAGCCTCGAGCCCCAGAACTCGCCACGTCTTCCTATCACCTACACCATTCGGCGTGCCTCGGATGATGCGCTGATCGCCGAAGGCTCCACAACGCTCGTCTTCACCGACAAACAGACAGGCAGACCGGTCCGGCCTCCGAAGTCATATCTCGATGCCGTTGGCAAGTAG
- a CDS encoding acetyl-CoA carboxylase carboxyltransferase subunit alpha: MASVTLDFEKPIVELESKISEMRSLDVDLSEEIVSMELKVEELRKEIFEHLSRWQRVQLARHPERPYTLDYINALTSDFIELHGDRGVRDDPAIVGGFGTLDGVGSVLFVGHQKGRDTKQNVYRNFGMPNPEGYRKALRLFKLAEKFSKPIVCLLDTPGAFPGLEAEERGQAEAIARNLLEMSKLEVPIVIVVIGEGASGGALGIGVGDRVLMLENAWYSVISPESCSSILWRSWGYKEQAAEALKLTAPDLLSVGVIDRVVPEPLGGAHRDPDTMYATMRSVLVEEITNLRKNESFGGGASLARRVKKFSKMGFWQEG; the protein is encoded by the coding sequence ATGGCATCAGTTACACTGGATTTTGAAAAGCCGATCGTCGAGCTCGAATCGAAGATCAGCGAAATGCGCTCGCTCGACGTCGATCTCTCCGAAGAGATCGTATCGATGGAGCTGAAGGTAGAAGAACTCCGGAAGGAGATCTTCGAACATCTTTCACGATGGCAACGTGTACAGCTCGCTCGTCATCCGGAGCGGCCGTACACACTCGACTATATCAATGCGCTGACATCCGATTTCATCGAACTGCACGGCGACCGGGGCGTTCGTGATGATCCGGCGATCGTCGGCGGATTCGGAACGCTCGACGGCGTTGGCTCGGTACTCTTCGTGGGTCATCAGAAAGGACGCGATACGAAGCAGAACGTCTATCGTAACTTCGGGATGCCGAACCCGGAAGGATATCGCAAGGCATTGCGCTTATTCAAACTTGCCGAGAAGTTCTCGAAACCGATCGTGTGCCTCCTCGATACACCGGGTGCATTTCCGGGGTTAGAAGCGGAAGAACGTGGCCAAGCGGAGGCTATCGCACGAAACCTCCTTGAGATGTCGAAGCTCGAAGTGCCGATCGTGATCGTCGTCATCGGCGAAGGCGCCTCCGGCGGCGCACTCGGTATTGGCGTTGGCGACCGCGTGCTGATGCTCGAGAATGCATGGTACTCAGTAATTTCGCCCGAGTCGTGCTCGTCGATCCTCTGGCGCAGTTGGGGTTATAAAGAACAAGCTGCCGAAGCTCTGAAGCTTACCGCACCCGATCTGCTTTCGGTCGGGGTCATCGACCGAGTGGTGCCCGAACCGCTTGGCGGCGCTCATCGCGATCCGGATACGATGTATGCGACGATGCGTTCGGTGTTGGTCGAAGAGATCACAAACCTTCGCAAGAACGAATCCTTCGGCGGCGGTGCGTCACTCGCCAGACGAGTCAAGAAGTTCTCGAAGATGGGGTTCTGGCAAGAAGGGTAG
- a CDS encoding SIMPL domain-containing protein (The SIMPL domain is named for its presence in mouse protein SIMPL (signalling molecule that associates with mouse pelle-like kinase). Bacterial member BP26, from Brucella, was shown to assemble into a channel-like structure, while YggE from E. coli has been associated with resistance to oxidative stress.) — MKVRTILLVLAAALLPLSAVAQRTITVIGDGSVEAKPDYALVTMMVSAQDQTAQGVFSRCDDAGMRLRKAIADAGVASSDIEQQGTALSPSYDYSGGGGATPHLAGYHLMVTYQIRVRTLANVPKIIDAGTLAGASNVSIASYGSSNKDELEESAGKKALAEAREKAERLAEQMGGKLGAILSIGDAAAEGAASGGGMGREEEEEHRGVIVSGLNPQKVRKSATLKVTFSVQ, encoded by the coding sequence ATGAAAGTACGAACGATACTACTGGTTCTTGCAGCGGCACTCCTGCCGCTTTCGGCCGTTGCACAACGGACGATCACGGTCATCGGTGACGGCAGCGTCGAAGCGAAACCGGATTATGCGCTTGTAACGATGATGGTCTCTGCACAGGACCAAACCGCGCAGGGAGTATTCTCCCGTTGCGACGATGCTGGCATGCGCTTGCGTAAAGCGATTGCCGACGCAGGCGTAGCATCTTCCGATATCGAACAGCAGGGAACGGCATTGAGCCCGAGCTACGATTACTCTGGCGGCGGTGGGGCAACGCCGCATTTGGCCGGATATCATCTGATGGTGACCTATCAGATCCGCGTTCGTACCCTTGCAAATGTGCCGAAGATCATCGATGCAGGTACGCTTGCCGGTGCGAGCAACGTGTCGATCGCAAGCTACGGAAGTTCGAATAAAGATGAGTTGGAGGAATCAGCGGGCAAGAAGGCATTAGCCGAAGCCCGCGAGAAGGCCGAGCGTTTGGCCGAGCAAATGGGTGGCAAGCTGGGAGCGATCCTCTCGATCGGCGACGCTGCTGCCGAGGGTGCTGCTTCGGGCGGCGGCATGGGCCGCGAAGAGGAAGAGGAGCATCGGGGCGTAATCGTCTCGGGGCTGAATCCTCAGAAAGTCAGAAAGTCTGCTACCCTCAAAGTAACGTTTTCAGTTCAGTAA